Genomic segment of Siniperca chuatsi isolate FFG_IHB_CAS linkage group LG16, ASM2008510v1, whole genome shotgun sequence:
AGACACTTGTCAGAGATTTGGGGGAAAGATTGTTTAAGCTTGAATTTTTAGGTATAAATTAGCTTTGCAGTAGTTTGACAAATCATTTAGCAAGCACATCTGACACCCTCACAGTGGTCTAGTGAAGAATTGGCTTTGTGCAGTGAAAAGCAAAATACATAACGATATGGTCACGTAAAAGATAGAGCTTCAAACCTGTGTTAAAAGTTGGTTCATCAATgtaaaaaagttattaaaaagtGTCAAAATTGTTTCCAAGTTTAGGTTACTGCCATGATTTGACCTAGCCATTTTGATCCTCGTCCATACCGCAAAACACTACAAACTGTAACTTGAGAAGAGTCAGCTCTTCAGTTTGCCAAACAAATAGTTGTGGCAGCACTAACAAAATCCTGAGTAGTTATCAATCTAGTAAGGAACAAACCAGAGACGGTTTTCCAGTTCCTAATAACTCTGAGTCAAAGATTATGGCTTGAGAACAGACTGCTAGATAGCACTATCTAATGATCTACATGTGGACCACTTTCTTAATTAATAATTCCAGATTAAATGTAGTCAATATTATTATACTTTTACATCACATGTGCATATTAGTTACTGTTTTTTGTGGTGCCTCATACTCATACATCATAGTTGTCCTGTATTTGTGTTCTGAAGTTCTGAAGTACAGATGCATTTTTAGCTAGCCATCAGCCAAGAAAAGATGCCAAGGCTAACGTTAGTTTCTTCTCAATATGTGAGCTAGagcttaaataaaatgtttttacatgaacacAAGCCCCTTTAGCAGGTGACACATTTGCTCGCTAACAAGGTGAAATAATCTTGAGACTATCTGATGCATCAGGGGTAAAATGATTATTTCTCATTCCAGTACATGGCAGTAAGTCTAATCAGTTACGTAGGAAGGTCCATTCATAACGTGTTATTTGGTTATGCCATTGGCTGAAGAACATATTACTAAATGACCGCAGTTGAAAATTAGCCAACAGGCTCACACTGGCACATTTATatgttgattaatgtgtgttgtccttataaacaaataaatgaaatataaataatgtattattttatttcaacagaTTTCATGATATGTGAAATTAACCTTATACTTTACAGGGAAGGCCTTAAGCCCTGAGTTTCCTTTAGCGCCATTGGTCACTTTTCTGTAGGCAGAAAATCCATATTTGGCTAAAGTGGAGATATCACGGCTGAGCATGATATGTTGAGAGACAACTCAAGTAAACATGTCAAAGCATATATTGTTAATTGAGCAATAACTTAGCCACGAAGACACATAACAAGAAGTTAAGGTAGATTTAAAACTTTTACTTTGACTTTCAATGTtagtacaaaaatgtatttaagaacAGTGAATACAAATAGAACCATAAGTCTGTGTGCATTCTGCACTTCACATTGTGATGGGTGGAGATTAACATGTTGAAAGTCCAGAAGAAAAGTAGATAGACCAAAGCCTAGTTACCGAAGGCCGAATTAAGACTGATGAGCTTAGTCAGAGTTAGAATTTTTGGCACTGCAGCATATAAATgaagcatactgtatgttgcttGTTTGGGAAGGAGTCGTAGTAGAGAATAACAGCTTTAGCATCTTTTTTGTAGGTGCCATTTACAACTGTTCCTCAAAACGTCAATGCGCAGTTCTCAACTGCTGCCCTATCGGTAGTCAGTATTTCATACCTTCCACCCATTATCCCTCTTCTCTTACATCCACCTTAGTGTTGCCCCTATTTCAATACATGCCAGTATTTCTTAATTGCTAATCTGGTTTCCAAATGTGTCACTAACCTCTAGCCCTATATCTTCTCTTCCCATTGCACCTTGTTCTGGCAACTATCACTGTCTCTCTATGGTGTCTTCCCAGCTATGTATCAGTAGTCCATGCTGTGTAGCTGGTTCTTCCTATCTGTCTTCCCCTGCAGGGCTGCAGGAAGCAGCGGCAGATTCAGGTCCGCCACCCGACGCTGGAGAGATGAACGTAACTGAACTGAGTTCCTCTTTGCTCCATTTATCCCACCTCCTGCcgtccctctctcttctcctccccctGCTGCTGCCGACGACAGATCTCTTCTCTTGCCTCTCTCCTGCCTGAGGCTCTTAATGACCAAAGTATGTTGTCTCTGTGAGGGGAAGGCAGGAGGTTTAGACCCGTTCACCAGCAGTCCTGGGGGCCCGGGTCGGGTCAACCCTACCCATGTCATCTTCCTGCCTCGTCCGTCTTTTAGCCCCACATTGCGCAGGCGAGGCAGTGGGGCAGAGGGTGACGTCTGTGTCGTCTCCATGGTAACCAGGTGGTCTCTGTCTGAGGAGTGTGTGGGTTGTGTGTCGGCCTCCAGGAGCATCCTGGGAGAGATGCCGTTCTTCTCTGAGGAATAAAATGTCTGCAGCTTCTCCAGACGCTCGTTGATGCTCAGGTGATGAGAGCGGTCGTCATGGTGGCGGTTGTCATGGAAGCAGTCTGACCCAGGGTCTGCCACCCCGTCTGATTGAGTTGTcctgagcaggtgtgtgtgttggatcgGTCTTGATGTGCTGCtgtctctgattggctcagAGGGTAAGGGGACTTGGCAAGGGGCGGAGTCACAGAGTTGAGAGCTTTTAGGAGGAGAAAGATGGACGAGTTCCCTGTCTCCGAACACAGACACtggaacacacaaacattcagatGCAGTATAGTATGTCACACACTGTACTGAGGATGTGTGCAGCTTCTGTTTCTGTATATGCTATAAATCCTTACCTTCAGGAAACAGCGTCTCTCTGGTGTCCAAGGTGATGGCGATATCCTCATCAGTGGCCCCATCCTCTGCACACAGAGGGGCGGGGAAGGGGGAGGGAGGGCGAGGGGGTATTGAGGGAGAAGCAGAGTGACGAAGCTGGGGTAGAGATGGAGAGGGTGGACGGTTCTCCGCGTCCTCTCGGTGGTCCTTTCTGTGCAGGTCCTCAGGCCGCTTCCTGTTGCTCTGACACTCAGTTGTCTGTTGGGCTCTCAGAGGCCTGCTGGACTGCTTCATGCTTTTTTGATTGGTCGGTTCATTCTAAAAACAAGCAGTGATTAGTTCTCAGGAGGCCCAAGAATATTTTCTACTGGCACAAAGGGGTAGAAAGGGGGTGCAAAGACTATGGACTGTCTGAACTTCCATTCTTCCATCTATCTATGTTTATATGCAGTAGCTGCAAAGATTCAAATGCACAAAACAAACCCTGCCATAAAACAGCAGAGGATCCAGTGTTCAGACAGTTTTGGTACAACCCCTCAAAAAAATGACCCAGAAAaggagcataatatgaccactttaaatatttatgtcTTCATAGGGCCAGACAGACTaaatcattgttggttttagtctctTATGgaatttattgacaataaaataaatatagaataacaacagtcttatcctttaaaataatACTATTAATACTATTAACTACTATTATTGAAAAAATTACCTGTTGCTGAGTCTTTGATTCAGTGttattcctctctctccatgtaTTCTTCCTCGGAAGACTCCAGTCATTGCTCTCTAGCTTCTGCCAAATAATTTTTTAGTTGTTAAAACTTCACAGCAGAACATGAGAATggttatatttattatgtttttaaggTACCCTGATACTGACCCACTGGCATCAGAAAAGCTGTGCTTACTAGTATTTCAGTAGGTGcacgcctgtgtgtgtgtgtgtgtgtgtgtgtgtgtgtgtgtgtgtgtgtgtgaaaatgaggTGTGAACCTTGCTGGTCTTGGCTCCTTTTTGGCTCCTGCTCAGCTTGTTGAGCAGCAGGTGATAGGAGGCCATGATGGCGGAGGGTCGGTTggtggtgagtgtgtgtatgatttcAGAGAGGGAGTAGCCCAGCGTCTCTGTCATGTATGCCAGCACAGACGAGTTGAGATCCTCTGGACACAGCCTGGGAAAtaacgagagagagagcgagagggatGGGAAAACAGTTGCAAAGATAAAGTGTGAAAAGTGAAGCTGAAAGAAATGTTTGGGGTCATTAAGGATTTGTTGGTAAGGAATGACCAGTAAGTGAAGGATTTTGGTTTGATGATTTTCAACTGTGAGCAGAACAGAGCTGGAACAGTTCTTACTTCATTCATGTGGATTTCAGAAAATGCATTATTGCCAGAAGGAGCCATACATGATTGCATTTCCACACTGCGTAAAGTGATAAAAGCCTTTTAGTCATGCTATAATATCCAAAGCTGTTACCCTACTGACCACaaaaattttcattttgttagaAAACTCACAGTGATTTCCTTCTTGGTTCTTTTGCCCACATTGTAATGTTTACTGCAGAACTTTCCCTCTTTGTGTCTCACTTTGCTCTCATGGTACAAACATATATACTTAGGTTACAAATATAGTGCCAcatattaaaaagtaaatgtgaaaatatagaAGGGAATTACATGGTTTTGCAACAGATGTCTTTTCAAGAATACAATGGGCATACATTACCTATTTGTCttatgtttatatatactgtatttaggACTTTTTGATAGATAGAACTTTTTACAGTATACAAAATTGGAAAATTCTgcaaaatatattattaaaagtATGTCACTTTATTACAGCTGCATACGAGGAAAATatgtttcacttgttttagGGTGTGTTTGTAGGCgatgtgtgtaaatgtagtCACACAGTAGATCTCTACCTGTTTTTATGAGAGAGTGAGCGTAGTGGTTTCTTGGTATATCCCTCGTTGATCCATCTCTCCTCCATCGCAGCTCTGACACTGGGTCTCTTAGCTGGGTCTGGCTCCAGGAGAGACAACACAAACGCCGCCGCACCTGAAGGAGCAGTGTaacgttgtttttttaaatttacagaaTTTTAAATTCAGTGATTTCTGCATTTGGTTTGGTGTAAATTCTCACTGCCCGGTAAAAAATGTGATTGTAATTGTGTGATTGCTCATAgggacaaacccacagagaattatcaactGACTCTGTAGTTTCCCTCAGCGCTACAGAgagtttttcagcatctttcagctcattgttttggttttctggccagcaactttactgtttttggttcactctcaccactgtTATGGCGTCGTTTTTgtctgcagcaggcagctgttttcagcaaaaaagctgtataaaacatggacgtagtctCCGTGACGTCACACAGGTTTCCAGAAGAGCCACTGTGAAGCTCAGAGTGGTGGCTCCAGCCATctccatcttggcagtgcctgactcgcTTAACTcctggctaatccaaaaatggacAAAGAGGTGAAGCAtcggtggagctgaggcggctGAATGAAGCGTGGTTgacggcacccacctgtcactctaAGTGGCCACACCCTTAATTATGTATAACTTTACaccataattttatttaaatgggTGATTTATATAAAAGTTCACCCCCATATAAAAGTGCACTTTGGCATGCAGCTTGGTGGACTTTAAGATCAGACCACCAACCATGCATCCATGATGTACACCTAAGTTTGTACTATTTTTGCCTGGCCAAATTGGACCAAACTAAAAGAGCCAATGTTGCACAACTACTCCAGACTCCTAGACTGATGTCACTCATTGTGACTTTACTAAAACTTTATCACAGACAATGGCATAAAGAGAGGCAGGATTTCAGCCTTTGACATAGAGCTGTCCTGTGACAGCCAAGCGGGGTTGGTTGTTTGACTCCAGATGGGGATTCCTGATAAGCTCCATGGTCAGGAGGAGCACATGGATTCAAACAGGATATCTGCCGCATTCACAGCTATATAAGCCAAGACTGCTCCATTCACTTTGCTACTATCAGTTGCCTCGCTTTCAATGACAGAGCCAAAGCAGCTTGTCTAAGTCAGGGTCAACTCAGTTTGTTTGTAACTGATAGAATCAAATGCACCATTTGTTGATTTTAAGCTATTAGCCTGTGGAATAACAGTTTCTGAAGACACTCAGTTTGTTTGCAGTGataaaagactaaaaacagTGTTGAAGATAGCATTAAAAAATCAtacaaagaagagaaaaataatctatttaaaataataggaaaatacatgacatcaccaaaacaaacaaaagaaagacaataaaaaaatggaaaaaaaatcaaaagaaaacaaattaatgagCTAACAGAATTTCAAATGGGCCAGTCTGACtggtgaaaaaaacaaccccatTCAGAGGCAGGATAAAGTCTGAAAGTTAATGTCGATGTCTCAGATGCCCGTCTGTGGCAGCGATACAGCCACTAATCTGATCTTGTCACAGCTTCAGAGCTTCAGAGCCGTACTGGTTTTGCCCACAGTAACAGGAgctatgtttgtttgtggtgacATGGCGCCATAGCCACTCCATTACCAAGTGTAATGGAGTGactatgtgtgagagagacaccaaaataaagcagagagaaacagagacactAAGGCTTGTTCTATACTTGGTACAGAACAAGTGGAAGAAGTAAGAAataagtgaaacattttttccTTCAGTTCTCTGTGTCATGACAGGCCTGTGGTCTGTAGAAAGAAAACTGAATCCCAGTTTGTGCTTGCAAAGAGTAATttacaaaaactgaacaaatattTCTCACGATTAACATTAATCCATATTTAGGATATCACATCCAGTTTAGATCCTACTCAAGTGCTGACTGTGAAACTAAGGGAGGCTTTTCCAAATGGAAATCCAATCAGTGTGAAGAACATCTTTTCCAGGTTAGACTTGTTTTTTggttcacaaaaatgtttttgctaattTAACATAAACCGCATTCTACCatattacaaattatttttctgtggttttattttgtttcatgtcatttcTCGCAAGTATTCTGAATTTCCATCTACAGTAGACTAAGAGCACACAGTTACCTCCTTTAACTGAGTGCAAACAAAAATCAGGCTTTTTTCAGTGAAGAAGACGCTcagagagacaggagaaatGTGGAGTTACCTTTGCTGACGTCACTGGGGAGGCTGCTGATCTCTCCACTGACCATTTTCTGGTGCAGCTGTTTGATGTTGAAAGGCTCAACAGTGAAGGGAAGAGTCCCTGTCAGCATGGCAAACATACTcacacctctgcacacacacacacacacacacacacacacacacacacacacacacacacaagcaaaatgtcaagaaacgtaaacatttaaaagatgCATAGACAGAAATGCATTCTGTCATTTGTTTCAAACAGCAAATACCACCACAGAAAAACTGCCTTTTCAAAAATGCACACTAAGCTATGATGGAACAGCAGGCCTCCTcaacagacacactgagactTCACTTACACAGACCAGACGTCAACTTTGGGTCCGTACTTCCTGTGAGCGAGCAGCTCAGGGGCCGCGTAGGCCGGACTTCCACACTGGGTGTTGAGGAGCTCCAGAGACAAAGATTCAGCCTTCAGAGTGTTACTCAGGCCAAAGTCTGTGTGAAACATCATCATTTTAACAGTGGAGCACATGTACAGATGCACTAGATAGCTAACACAGGTTCTGCCTCGCTGATCTGTCCAACATTTTGCATCAGTACTCTGTACGGTGTCAGTCAGATGTCATTGGAGAAAGCAGGAATGTCCACATACCCACAATCTTTATGTTGTTATGTTCGTCCAGCAGGAAGTTTTCAATCTTTAAATCTctacagaagaaaagaagagagagggctGTTAGATCAGAAAGGAAGAATGTGGTTCACTTTAGTATTTTCATGAGCTCCGTCCTTAATCCTACAGGAATTTctgaagtgatttttttccttaCAGATGAGTGTTTTGGAATACTACACTTTGACAAACACTATGGTGGTTGTTCAATTTAAGAACTCTTACAATGTGTTTTTGGCCTTTCTAAgctttttctgtgtatttatggACAACCAGATGAGATTGGACCAGACTGGACCCACAGAAGCAAAGGAAAACCAAAGCTAAATTTGGGTTTGGGTTGAGCTCaagctttaaaaacactggtgaaaaatagttttatttgcaATTTTTCTGGATGAACATTTAGTGGTAGTTTAGGGGATTAGTTTGTTTTGGACTCCTAAAAACCTGCACCCATCATGATCaagcaaaactgacattttcagGCCAAAGTGAAGCTCTTCTTGACTTTCTCGCTCCTCTCCACCAAAGTAATATCTCTGTGTTCACCTGGAAAAGTTTCCTGACTCCCCTGAAAGTACCCCAGCCTCACCACTAACCACGCCGCCTGCCCTAAAACTACAGAGCTAAATGAAAATCTGCGGTTAGAAGAGAGAGATCCCCCTATAAACTATAGCCTGGGAATCAGCCATGTTCCTTTCATCTGCCTTCATCTAACCAACAGACACTCTGGGTCCCGAAAATCCAGAGAACACTTCTCACACAACCCGAGTAAAGTTCAAAGACAaatagaggaagaaagaaggaaaaagagaaagaaagagcgaCAGCAGACATTGTCATAAAGGAGAAAATGTATGCGGTGAACCTACTGGATGTGGGTGGCATGAGGTGCATTTAAGTGcaaatttaccatttatttcCAGTTTAATCATCTCTGTGTGGGAATGTGGGGGAGAGTgcaagtaaatgtgtgtgtgtgtgacagagagaggtgcTATTGAAGGGTTGAGAGCGACGTCGTTGAGGGACTTCATTAGAGAGGAAGTCCATGATGTTGTGATGATGTGTGAATCATGGCGCCGGCGCAGGATGATGAGGTCATTGCCTGGTAATCACATTCCCACCTTCAGAGGAGCCAAGGTTTTAAACCAAAGCCCAGTGCTGTGCATATTGTGTGTGGTTgtagtgtaagtgtgtgtgtgtgtgtgtgtgtgctctctaACACCTACACATACTAAAATGCCACTAAAATAACACTATCAACTCCCACACTGGACTGTGCCATATATTGCCTTTCTTGAAGCGTTTCCTTCTCTGTAGGCTGTTAATGCCCTGCAAactagtctgtgtgtgtgtgcgtgcgcgctcacaagtgtgtgtgtgaatctagGTCTGACCTTAACATCCACTATGCAACAAACTGCTACTGTTTGCAGGTAGGTTTGGCTCTCTCATCATACTGGACAGTGACATTTTGAAACAATAACATTTGTGCGCCTTTCTTATTTTTACTTGATGATTTTGCCAACTCTCTAATTGGGCCAAGCAGCTGAAGGTAAGAATCACTTTCTACATCACATGCTCTTGTTTTGGTAATTTGGATTCCAAAAGATGTTTAGGTCAAAACTGTGCTAGATTTGTTAgaaaggtgattttttttaatacgaTATCTAGGTTACCATTGTTTCAACAGTATATTGAAATATAGCCATTTACATGATGTTGGAACAATGATTATATGTAGCCTAGATGTCTAAAAACTTTAATCTTCAATTTTAGCCCAGGTTCAATTTAAAAGTCTGGTGACCTGCAaataattaaaggaatagttcaatattttgggaaacacattagctttcttgccgagacttagatgagaagattgataccactctcatgtctgtacggtaaatatgtagcCAGCCGATGGTTAGCTTATCATATATCTTAACATAAAGACTCAAAACTGGGGGAAGCAGCTaggctggctctgtccaaagttaacaaaatccacctaccagcacctctaaagctcaataactGAAGGTTATGTGTTGTTTCTTTGATCCGAAcgaaaagtgtaaaaactgcaatttgtgtttttattgggATTATTT
This window contains:
- the LOC122863523 gene encoding hormonally up-regulated neu tumor-associated kinase, whose product is MPAAAVKPSLEDMVAEGGGEGEHGVSQWEASGLGRERLPLPSLKVPRELLRSFPHSKRVGSYLVGKMINKGSFAKVMEGLHIGTGEKVAIKVIDKKKARQDSYVLKNMKREPRIHQMVRHPHIVVLLETLETENSYYMAMELCTGGDLMDRICERKRLEEREVRRYTRQILSAVEHLHKHGIVHRDLKIENFLLDEHNNIKIVDFGLSNTLKAESLSLELLNTQCGSPAYAAPELLAHRKYGPKVDVWSVGVSMFAMLTGTLPFTVEPFNIKQLHQKMVSGEISSLPSDVSKGAAAFVLSLLEPDPAKRPSVRAAMEERWINEGYTKKPLRSLSHKNRLCPEDLNSSVLAYMTETLGYSLSEIIHTLTTNRPSAIMASYHLLLNKLSRSQKGAKTSKKLESNDWSLPRKNTWRERNNTESKTQQQNEPTNQKSMKQSSRPLRAQQTTECQSNRKRPEDLHRKDHREDAENRPPSPSLPQLRHSASPSIPPRPPSPFPAPLCAEDGATDEDIAITLDTRETLFPEVSVFGDRELVHLSPPKSSQLCDSAPCQVPLPSEPIRDSSTSRPIQHTHLLRTTQSDGVADPGSDCFHDNRHHDDRSHHLSINERLEKLQTFYSSEKNGISPRMLLEADTQPTHSSDRDHLVTMETTQTSPSAPLPRLRNVGLKDGRGRKMTWVGLTRPGPPGLLVNGSKPPAFPSQRQHTLVIKSLRQERGKRRDLSSAAAGGGEERGTAGGGINGAKRNSVQLRSSLQRRVADLNLPLLPAALQGKTDRKNQLHSMDY